A portion of the Desulfotignum phosphitoxidans DSM 13687 genome contains these proteins:
- a CDS encoding cytochrome c3 family protein, translating to MKSKTITLLLTAAIIAIFAATGIQAGTEVEDTFEISTPGYDDVNRKKGPPQFKLVTFTHKKHTEDYNISCGECHHDETGTPLSDLKMGDEVHPCYECHNIFEKDKDNRNDIMVHENAMHGNCRECHKQVNIDAGDPKGRKGPAPTSCTQCHEKA from the coding sequence ATGAAGAGTAAAACGATCACGCTTCTACTGACAGCCGCTATCATTGCGATTTTTGCCGCAACAGGTATCCAGGCCGGCACTGAAGTGGAAGACACCTTTGAAATCTCAACACCCGGATATGATGACGTCAACCGCAAAAAAGGGCCGCCTCAGTTTAAACTGGTGACCTTTACCCATAAAAAACACACGGAAGATTACAACATCTCCTGCGGCGAATGTCATCATGATGAGACGGGAACGCCGTTGTCCGACCTCAAAATGGGAGATGAGGTGCATCCCTGTTATGAGTGCCACAATATTTTTGAAAAAGACAAAGACAACCGGAATGACATCATGGTTCATGAAAATGCCATGCACGGCAACTGCAGAGAATGTCACAAACAAGTCAATATCGATGCCGGGGATCCCAAAGGACGGAAAGGTCCGGCACCGACCTCCTGCACCCAGTGCCATGAAAAAGCCTGA
- the panC gene encoding pantoate--beta-alanine ligase → MELIATIRDMTRFSETVRQKDQTIAFVPTMGFLHEGHLALMEKALTCADHLVVSIFVNPAQFGPSEDFSTYPRALEQDLEKCRKIGVSAVFTPTDEQMYPPGFETYVTLENLPFHLCGLSRPGFFKGVATVVTKLFNIVRPHTAVFGEKDFQQLTVIRRMVTDLNMGIDIVGVPIVREPDGLAMSSRNKYLTPAQRPHALLLSRCLETAENAVKNGERDAGKVLDLAGDILATGSDMRVDYLSLCDPETLEDVALIQKETLMAMAVWVGKTRLIDNRVLTF, encoded by the coding sequence ATGGAATTAATTGCGACCATACGTGATATGACCCGGTTTTCCGAAACCGTGCGACAAAAAGATCAGACCATTGCTTTTGTTCCCACCATGGGATTTTTGCATGAAGGGCATCTGGCGTTGATGGAAAAAGCGTTGACATGTGCCGATCACTTAGTGGTATCCATCTTTGTGAATCCGGCCCAGTTCGGTCCCAGTGAAGACTTTTCCACGTATCCCAGAGCTTTGGAACAGGATTTGGAAAAATGCCGGAAAATCGGGGTGTCTGCTGTGTTTACCCCGACGGACGAACAGATGTATCCACCGGGATTTGAGACATATGTCACCCTGGAAAATCTGCCCTTTCATCTGTGCGGGCTTTCCCGGCCCGGTTTTTTCAAAGGGGTGGCCACCGTGGTAACCAAACTGTTCAATATTGTCAGACCCCACACGGCCGTGTTCGGGGAAAAGGATTTTCAGCAGCTGACCGTGATCCGGCGGATGGTGACTGATTTGAATATGGGGATTGATATCGTGGGAGTACCCATTGTGCGGGAGCCGGATGGCCTGGCCATGAGCTCAAGAAACAAATACCTGACCCCGGCCCAGCGCCCCCATGCGCTGCTGCTGTCCCGGTGTCTGGAAACTGCGGAAAACGCAGTGAAAAACGGAGAGCGGGATGCCGGAAAAGTGCTGGATCTGGCCGGCGATATCCTGGCCACGGGTTCGGACATGCGTGTGGATTATCTGTCTTTGTGTGATCCTGAAACTCTGGAAGATGTGGCTTTGATTCAGAAAGAAACGCTGATGGCCATGGCCGTATGGGTGGGGAAAACCCGGTTGATCGATAACCGGGTGCTGACGTTTTGA
- a CDS encoding cobyrinate a,c-diamide synthase encodes MHASSDIIPGVVVAGLRGGSGKTIISLGIAAAWKRKQIAVSPFKKGPDYIDAGWLSLAAGRPCYNLDTFLCTPQVVRDSYFSHAVSSDIALVEGNRGLYDGIDTDGSTSTAELAKLLNLPVLLVLDCTKSTRTMAALVMGCQQFDPEIRIIGVILNQVAGSRHRKKVTSNIQQFCGIPVFGAIPKLQSEDFPERHMGLVTSAEHGSSIQALDAVRNMAIEHVNLDDLYQAVIKDCRDAASFKKTRTAGPGSAISAPVSRSLDPKVVVGVIRDSAFQFYYPDNLEALENAGAKLEFISPLNQDRLPDVDALYMGGGFPETHAPQLAENRSFREHLNALARDGLPIYAECGGLIFLGQSICLHGHEYAMSGILPIWFGLALKPQGHGYTRVKVVHKNPFFPVGEVLKGHEFRYSKILNIKYQDPDMAFLMERGKGIEDKKDGFHKYNTFGTYTHIHALGSVSWAPSLIKLARAYQSR; translated from the coding sequence ATGCACGCAAGCAGTGACATTATTCCAGGCGTGGTGGTGGCAGGGCTCAGGGGTGGTTCGGGCAAAACCATCATCAGTTTGGGGATTGCCGCGGCATGGAAACGTAAACAAATAGCGGTTTCGCCTTTTAAAAAAGGCCCTGATTATATCGATGCCGGCTGGCTTTCCCTGGCAGCCGGCCGCCCCTGTTACAACCTGGACACATTTCTTTGTACCCCGCAGGTGGTCCGGGATTCTTATTTTTCACACGCCGTAAGTTCAGACATCGCCCTGGTGGAAGGCAACCGGGGATTATATGACGGGATTGATACGGATGGATCCACGTCCACAGCGGAGCTGGCAAAACTGCTGAACCTGCCCGTACTGCTGGTGCTGGATTGTACCAAAAGTACCCGGACCATGGCCGCACTGGTGATGGGGTGTCAGCAGTTTGATCCCGAAATCCGGATCATCGGTGTGATCCTCAATCAGGTGGCCGGCTCCCGGCACCGGAAAAAAGTGACTTCCAATATCCAGCAGTTCTGCGGGATCCCGGTATTTGGGGCGATTCCAAAACTTCAGTCCGAGGATTTTCCGGAACGGCATATGGGGCTGGTGACATCGGCCGAACATGGATCTTCAATTCAGGCCCTGGATGCGGTTCGAAATATGGCAATAGAGCACGTGAATCTGGATGACCTGTACCAGGCAGTGATCAAAGACTGTCGTGACGCGGCTTCGTTTAAAAAGACCCGCACCGCCGGCCCCGGATCTGCTATTTCAGCGCCCGTCAGCCGCTCTTTGGACCCGAAAGTGGTGGTCGGGGTGATCAGAGATTCCGCATTTCAGTTTTACTATCCCGACAATCTGGAGGCCCTGGAAAACGCAGGCGCCAAACTGGAGTTCATCAGTCCCTTGAACCAGGACCGGCTGCCTGACGTGGATGCATTGTATATGGGGGGCGGATTTCCGGAAACCCATGCCCCGCAGCTGGCGGAAAACCGGTCTTTCAGAGAGCATTTAAACGCATTGGCCCGGGATGGACTCCCCATTTACGCGGAATGCGGGGGCCTGATATTTTTAGGACAGAGCATTTGCCTGCATGGGCACGAATATGCGATGTCCGGAATTCTGCCCATCTGGTTCGGGCTGGCACTCAAACCCCAGGGTCACGGGTATACCCGGGTGAAAGTGGTGCACAAAAATCCGTTTTTCCCCGTGGGGGAGGTGCTCAAAGGCCACGAATTCCGGTATTCGAAAATTTTAAACATCAAGTACCAGGACCCGGACATGGCGTTTTTAATGGAACGGGGCAAAGGCATTGAGGACAAAAAAGATGGATTTCACAAATATAATACCTTTGGCACCTATACCCATATTCATGCTTTGGGATCCGTGTCCTGGGCCCCTTCTCTAATCAAACTGGCCAGAGCCTATCAATCGAGGTAA
- a CDS encoding dissimilatory sulfite reductase D family protein: MSDLLDNKEEAQKAVVEWLSKKAKTKSKFYIKDFYKIFPDDKPRMIKKVVNKMVEDGILEFWSSGSTTMYGLKGGGIQHSSEGEN, encoded by the coding sequence ATGAGTGACCTTCTTGACAACAAGGAAGAAGCACAAAAGGCTGTGGTTGAATGGCTGAGCAAAAAAGCCAAAACCAAATCCAAATTCTATATCAAGGACTTTTATAAAATTTTTCCGGATGACAAGCCCAGAATGATCAAAAAAGTCGTGAATAAAATGGTTGAAGACGGAATTCTTGAATTCTGGTCATCCGGTTCCACCACCATGTATGGTCTTAAGGGTGGCGGTATCCAGCATTCTTCCGAAGGTGAAAATTAA